Proteins encoded together in one Quercus lobata isolate SW786 chromosome 3, ValleyOak3.0 Primary Assembly, whole genome shotgun sequence window:
- the LOC115982491 gene encoding ribose-phosphate pyrophosphokinase 4 isoform X2, whose amino-acid sequence MAATRPNIPSQNPNSHAFKPLKPISISQSLLKFPSLESSNKIRRQCINSRCEITSFEFDKPKNWSDPVRIIQPFSPISNSMAAASASSMDSPTKNVKRVCLFYCDDTKALAERVAAESDAIELRSINWRTFDDGFPNLFIPNAQGIRGQHVAFLASFSSPGVIFEQLSVIYALPKLFISSFTLVLPFFPTGTSERMEDEGDVATAFTLARILSNIPISRGGPTSLVTFDIHALQISVAFPDDGAWKRFHTQLQHFPTIVCAKVREGDKRIVRIKEGDPAGRHVVIVDDLVQSGGTLIECQRVLAAHGATKISAYVTHGIFPNRSWERFEYDNGGNPDNGLTYFWITDSCPITVRAVKNKPPFEVLSLAGSIAATLQI is encoded by the exons ATGGCGGCCACTCGACCCAACATTCCTTCCCAAAACCCCAACTCTCACGCATTCAAACCCCTCAAACCCATTTCCATTTCTCAATCCCTTCTCAAATTCCCGAGTCTCGAATCCTCGAACAAGATCAGGAGGCAGTGTATCAATTCGAGGTGCGAGATCACGAGCTTCGAGTTCGACAAGCCCAAGAATTGGTCCGATCCAGTTCGAATTATCCAACCCTTTTCTCCTATCTCCAACTCAATGGCTGCTGCTTCTGCTTCTTCCATGGATTCGCCTACCAAGAATGTGAAGAGGGTCTGCCTTTTTTACTGCGATGACACCAAGGCTCTGGCCGAGAGAGTCGCCGCTGAGTCCGATGCAATTGAGCTCCGTTCCATCAACTGGAG GACATTTGATGATGGATTCCCCAACTTGTTCATACCTAATGCACAAGGCATTCGTGGACAGCATGTAGCGTTTCTTGCCTCATTTAGTTCCCCTGGAGTAATATTTGAGCAGCTGTCTGTGATATATGCGTTGCCGAAACTATTCATCTCCTCATTCACACTAGTACTTCCGTTTTTCCCCACGGGCACTTCTGAGCGTATGGAGGATGAAGGAGATGTTGCAACAGCTTTTACTCTTGCTAGGATTTTGTCAAACATACCGATTTCGAGGGGAGGGCCTACTAGCCTAGTGACCTTCGATATCCATGCTTTGCAG ATATCTGTTGCCTTTCCGGATGATGGTGCATGGAAACGATTTCATACACAACTGCAGCATTTCCCAACg ATTGTTTGTGCAAAAGTTCGGGAAGGAGACAAGCGAATAGTTCGAATTAAGGAGGGAGATCCTGCAGGACGGCATGTTGTGATTGTTGATGATTTGGTCCAATCAGGTGGCACTCTTATTGAATGCCAG AGAGTATTGGCTGCCCATGGAGCAACAAAAATCAGTGCTTATGTGACACATGGAATATTCCCTAATAGGTCGTGGGAACGCTTTGAATACGATAATGGAG GTAATCCTGATAATGGGCTGACCTACTTTTGGATAACAGACTCATGTCCAATAACAGTTAGGGCAGTGAAGAACAAGCCACCATTTGAAGTTCTTAGCCTCGCTGGTTCCATAGCTGCTACCCTTCAAATATAA
- the LOC115982491 gene encoding ribose-phosphate pyrophosphokinase 4 isoform X1, producing the protein MAATRPNIPSQNPNSHAFKPLKPISISQSLLKFPSLESSNKIRRQCINSRCEITSFEFDKPKNWSDPVRIIQPFSPISNSMAAASASSMDSPTKNVKRVCLFYCDDTKALAERVAAESDAIELRSINWRTFDDGFPNLFIPNAQGIRGQHVAFLASFSSPGVIFEQLSVIYALPKLFISSFTLVLPFFPTGTSERMEDEGDVATAFTLARILSNIPISRGGPTSLVTFDIHALQERFYFGDNILPCFDSGIPLLKNRLQQLPDSDNISVAFPDDGAWKRFHTQLQHFPTIVCAKVREGDKRIVRIKEGDPAGRHVVIVDDLVQSGGTLIECQRVLAAHGATKISAYVTHGIFPNRSWERFEYDNGGNPDNGLTYFWITDSCPITVRAVKNKPPFEVLSLAGSIAATLQI; encoded by the exons ATGGCGGCCACTCGACCCAACATTCCTTCCCAAAACCCCAACTCTCACGCATTCAAACCCCTCAAACCCATTTCCATTTCTCAATCCCTTCTCAAATTCCCGAGTCTCGAATCCTCGAACAAGATCAGGAGGCAGTGTATCAATTCGAGGTGCGAGATCACGAGCTTCGAGTTCGACAAGCCCAAGAATTGGTCCGATCCAGTTCGAATTATCCAACCCTTTTCTCCTATCTCCAACTCAATGGCTGCTGCTTCTGCTTCTTCCATGGATTCGCCTACCAAGAATGTGAAGAGGGTCTGCCTTTTTTACTGCGATGACACCAAGGCTCTGGCCGAGAGAGTCGCCGCTGAGTCCGATGCAATTGAGCTCCGTTCCATCAACTGGAG GACATTTGATGATGGATTCCCCAACTTGTTCATACCTAATGCACAAGGCATTCGTGGACAGCATGTAGCGTTTCTTGCCTCATTTAGTTCCCCTGGAGTAATATTTGAGCAGCTGTCTGTGATATATGCGTTGCCGAAACTATTCATCTCCTCATTCACACTAGTACTTCCGTTTTTCCCCACGGGCACTTCTGAGCGTATGGAGGATGAAGGAGATGTTGCAACAGCTTTTACTCTTGCTAGGATTTTGTCAAACATACCGATTTCGAGGGGAGGGCCTACTAGCCTAGTGACCTTCGATATCCATGCTTTGCAG GAGAGGTTCTACTTTGGTGATAATATTCTACCATGCTTTGATAGTGGGATACCTTTACTTAAAAATAGGCTCCAACAGCTCCCTGATTCTGACAAT ATATCTGTTGCCTTTCCGGATGATGGTGCATGGAAACGATTTCATACACAACTGCAGCATTTCCCAACg ATTGTTTGTGCAAAAGTTCGGGAAGGAGACAAGCGAATAGTTCGAATTAAGGAGGGAGATCCTGCAGGACGGCATGTTGTGATTGTTGATGATTTGGTCCAATCAGGTGGCACTCTTATTGAATGCCAG AGAGTATTGGCTGCCCATGGAGCAACAAAAATCAGTGCTTATGTGACACATGGAATATTCCCTAATAGGTCGTGGGAACGCTTTGAATACGATAATGGAG GTAATCCTGATAATGGGCTGACCTACTTTTGGATAACAGACTCATGTCCAATAACAGTTAGGGCAGTGAAGAACAAGCCACCATTTGAAGTTCTTAGCCTCGCTGGTTCCATAGCTGCTACCCTTCAAATATAA
- the LOC115982493 gene encoding uncharacterized protein LOC115982493, with product MKALLNPELSFSSISQFHTNKLRNSTHSPNQTSLRFPSKYRIGKGACLVVKAALDSAIIDQLGLSESDIRNPSVSTSYRSSKLPKPNQTLHDAQARVCTGPTQTRPLSEEQAFKVFDTILRSAKGELKDEYKVSRAQLGAFFAAMTIRANAFPEATQWSEGEKLAINTFWPLLVRVLPPDIIFIADPEGSIMGLGSSIGPQYVGNCATEMRLVGALREVLAGGHLGYEEVQGILRDVLPLKVDDEESSGVSESLLSAFLIGQRMNRETDRELKAYCLAFDDELGPPPVADIRSLTHYGEPYDGNTRYFRSTLFVAAVRSCYGESCLLHGVEWMPPKGGITEEQMLKFMGANTSLSPLHAKDLLEDEEVGFAYVSQREAHTSLYSLIGVREHIKKRPPVATAEKIQQFVKARGKEAMVAGFYHNGYEEPLLMLMKRRGVHSGLVVKGEEGALSMTTRLRSASISKGFPVNYCSGFRSLSMASAFEVDGVSRQNFNLEVNAMDYGFEPTNTPRTDRSVSKNIELGLAALHGEKGPAYDRIVLNAGIVDHLLGCDGAEDISAALDRAREAIDSGKALKRLLNYIKISHKLS from the exons ATGAAAGCTCTTCTCAATCCAGAGCTTTCTTTCTCATCCATATCTCAATTCCACACCAATAAGCTTCGTAATTCCACGCATTCGCCTAACCAGACCTCTCTCCGATTTCCCTCGAAGTATCGGATTGGCAAAGGCGCTTGTTTGGTTGTGAAAGCTGCGCTGGACTCGGCTATTATAGACCAGTTGGGGCTCTCCGAGTCCGATATTCGGAACCCGTCCGTTTCGACTTCGTATCGGAGCTCCAAGTTGCCGAAGCCGAATCAGACTCTGCATGATGCGCAAGCTAGGGTTTGCACTGGCCCCACGCAGACTAGGCCGCTTAGTGAGGAACAAGCTTTTAAGGTTTTCGATACCATCTTAAGATCAg CTAAGGGAGAACTTAAAGATGAATATAAAGTTTCAAGAGCACAGCTGGGGGCTTTTTTTGCGGCAATGACAATCCGTGCCAATGCCTTTCCGGAAGCAACCCAATGGAGTGAAGGGGAAAAGCTTGCAATTAACACGTTCTGGCCGCTCTTGGTTCGTGTGCTTCCTCCTGATATAATCTTCATTGCGGATCCTGAAGGCTCCATAATGGGATTAGGGAGTTCTATTGGGCCCCAATATGTTGGCAATTGCGCTACTGAGATGAGATTGGTTGGTGCCCTTAGGGAAGTTTTGGCCGGTGGTCATCTTGGATATGAGGAGGTCCAAGGCATTTTAAGAGATGTTCTTCCACTGAAAGTAGATGATGAGGAATCGTCAGGTGTAAGTGAGTCATTGCTTTCAGCCTTTTTAATAGGTCAACGTATGAACAGGGAAACAGATCGTGAGTTAAAGGCATACTGCCTTGCATTCGATGATGAACTtg GTCCTCCTCCAGTTGCTGACATTAGATCATTGACTCATTATGGTGAGCCTTATGATGGAAACACACGTTACTTCAGAAGCACATTGTTTGTCGCTGCAGTTAGATCCTGTTATGGTGAATCTTGCTTGCTTCATGGTGTCGAATGGATGCCACCAAAG GGGGGCATAACTGAAGAACAAATGTTGAAGTTTATGGGAGCAAATACAAGCTTATCCCCATTGCATGCAAAAGATCTTCTTGAG GATGAGGAGGTTGGTTTTGCTTACGTAAGTCAACGTGAAGCTCACACATCTCT ATATTCATTGATTGGTGTGAGGGAGCATATAAAAAAGCGCCCCCCTGTGGCAACAGCTGAAAAGATTCAGCAATTTGTGAAG GCTCGAGGGAAGGAAGCAATGGTTGCTGGATTTTATCATAATGGTTATGAGGAACCACTGTTGATGCTTATGAAGAGAAGAGGTGTTCATTCTGGCTTGGTAGTGAAG GGTGAGGAAGGGGCCCTCTCAATGACAACAAGATTGCGGTCAGCTAGCATTTCAAAAGGATTTCCTGTAAACTACTGCTCAGGTTTCCGTTCACTAAGTATGGCGTCTGCTTTCGAAGTTGATG GTGTATCACGTCAGAATTTCAATCTCGAGGTCAATGCCATGGACTATGGTTTTGAACCTACTAATACTCCAAGAACTGATAGATCG GTCTCAAAGAATATAGAATTGGGTCTAGCAGCTCTTCATGGTGAAAAAGGGCCTGCTTATGATCGGATCGTCTTAAATGCCGGAATAGTAGATCACTTGCTGGGATGTGATGGTGCAGAGGACATATCCGCAGCCCTAGATAGAGCCAGAGAAGCCATTGACAGTGGCAAGGCTTTAAAAAGGCTTTTAAATTACATTAAAATCTCTCACAAATTGAGCTAA
- the LOC115982967 gene encoding 4-hydroxybenzoate polyprenyltransferase, mitochondrial-like, whose product MARYLAGGAFRMRRLQKSSLSSSSFYLARSIFNPLSSPPPPPPTTTTFYQIPIPNPNYSNTFTPTSEIFKFGCDFRSFAHISTSSVEEKNNDDDDDGDRSKAVVSTSWIDLYLPKHVQPYARLARLDKPIGTWLLAWPCMWSISLAAIPGHLPDFKMMLLFGCGSLLLRGAGCTVNDLIDRDIDTKVERTKLRPVASGLLSPFQGLCFLGFQLLLGLGILLQLNDYSRILGASSLLLVFSYPLMKRFTFWPQAYLGLTFNWGALLGWAAVKGSLDPAIVLPLYISGVFWTLVYDTIYAHQDKEDDLKVGVKSTALRFGDSTKEWINGFGIASISSLALCGYNAGIGWPYYAFLTAASGQLAWQIWTVDLSSRADCNRKFVSNKWFGAIIFSGILFGRISS is encoded by the exons ATGGCGCGGTATTTGGCGGGCGGAGCATTTCGTATGCGTAGGCTTCAGAaatcctctctttcttcttcttccttctatCTCGCTCGCTCCATCTTCAATCCCCtatcttctcctcctcctcctcctcctactACTACTACCTTTTACCAAATCCCAATCCCTAACCCTAATTATTCCAACACCTTCACTCCCACCtctgaaattttcaaattcggTTGCGATTTTCGATCCTTTGCCCACATTTCAACAAGCAGCGTCGAGGAAAAgaacaatgatgatgatgatgatggtgatcgATCCAAGGCGGTGGTGTCTACTTCTTGGATTGACTTGTATTTGCCGAAACATGTTCAACCTTATGCTCGTCTCGCTCGCCTTGATAAGCCCATTGGGACTTGGCTCCTTGCTTGGCCTTGTATGTG GTCGATTAGCTTGGCGGCAATTCCAGGACATTTGCCTGATTTTAAGATGATGTTGCTGTTTGGTTGTGGATCTTTGCTTCTCAGGGGTGCTGGATGTACCGTAAATGACCTCATCGATCGCGACATTGATACAAAG GTGGAACGTACAAAGTTGCGACCAGTTGCAAGTGGTCTTTTGTCACCATTTCAAGGGCTTTGTTTTCTTGGGTTTCAGTTGCTTTTGGGTCTTGGGATTCTCCTTCAATTGAATGATTATAG CCGCATTTTGGGGGCTTCATCCTTGTTGCTAGTATTCTCCTATCCTCTTATGAAGAGGTTTACATTTTGG CCTCAAGCCTATCTAGGTTTGACCTTTAACTGGGGTGCTCTGTTAGGCTGGGCTGCGGTTAAAGGAAGTCTGGATCCAGCTATAGTGCTCCCATTGTACATTTCTGGAGTATTTTGGACTCTTGTGTATGATACGATATATGCACATCAG GATAAAGAAGATGATTTGAAAGTGGGTGTTAAATCTACAGCTTTGAGATTTGGGGATTCGACTAAGGAGTGGATTAATGGGTTTGGAATAGCATCCATCAGTAGTCTTGCCCTCTGTGGATATAATGCTGGTATTG GGTGGCCATATTATGCATTTCTGACAGCTGCATCTGGACAATTAGCTTGGCAGATATGGACGGTTGACCTATCATCACGTGCTGATTGCAATAGGAA ATTTGTTTCCAACAAGTGGTTTGGTGCTATTATTTTCAGTGGGATCTTATTTGGAAGAATTTCATCATAG
- the LOC115982494 gene encoding uncharacterized protein ycf45-like produces MRALNSHLVLIDLHTSWHSANQIPTSTSTLTYLKNSSNFISALSSSFRRTRRARPGIVSSSRSAAPEIRRPSDRFFPGNGSPSISPNSASTSRSSELELFLELLPPRMRRELFQHEEIGELIEVVMDLGRQPLARFPSGDWVISEQPVKHEDLKHAISKVGDFSDDNRSGINNSLHRISAIRNRKMQIIGLTCRVGRAVSGSAGIIHDLVEGGGSILLIGPPGVGKTTLIRETARMLADEHRKRVVIVDTSNEIGGDGDVPHAGIGRARRMQVPNVHMQHNVMIEAVENHMPQTIIIDEIGTELEALAASTIAQRGVQLVGTAHGMAIDSIIKNPSLQILVGGIESVTLGDEEARKRKVQKTILERKGPPTFTCAVEMISKTECRVHHRLDATVDAILAGKSPLFEIRHMDADDNDSLKLTLLPEKSHIEESNMNDGKDVSSDIESDEEEVGHPPSWSKKQSTSIYVKKRSSPVCVYTSKILDADLLQVATVMGIEDEIDVTDDIGTADAILASSSEMKQNPWIRGMAKFHQLPVFVIKSNTMAQMVKAVRMIFEMESFSSVSKQPFNNLFDIEIEDDAPKRKPSLEEIDALEEVRLAIEYIVIPGGEPVELLPRRSEIIARQLELVESYQLAAENSGTELNPRLQILPQRLSKKNLPKSPKSHSSFRKEADSTRLHH; encoded by the exons atgaGAGCTTTGAATTCACATTTGGTGCTGATTGATCTGCACACATCATGGCACTCAGCGAACCAAATCCCAACTTCAACTTCGACTCTCACGTACCTCAAGAACTCCTCAAACTTCATCTCCGCTCTCTCTTCGTCATTTCGTCGAACACGTCGCGCGCGTCCCGGAATCGTTTCGTCGTCGAGATCGGCGGCCCCGGAGATCCGTAGACCGTCCGATCGTTTCTTTCCCGGAAATGGGTCACCGTCGATTTCACCGAATTCGGCCTCGACGTCGCGATCGTCGGAGCTCGAGCTGTTTCTCGAGTTGCTGCCACCGAGGATGAGGAGGGAGCTGTTTCAGCACGAGGAGATTGGGGAGCTTATTGAGGTTGTTATGGATTTGGGAAGGCAGCCTCTTGCGAGGTTTCCTTCGGGTGACTGGGTCATCTCGGAGCAACCTGTCAAGCATGAAGATTTAAAGCACGCGATATCTAAG GTTGGTGATTTTTCGGATGACAACCGTTCGGGTATTAATAATTCTTTACATCGTATAAGTGCTATTCGGAATCGGAAAATGCAAATTATTGGCCTCACTTGCCGGGTTGGTCGAGCTGTATCCGGAAGTGCCGGGATAATACATGACTTGGTTGAGGGCGGAGGTTCCATCTTACTCATAGGGCCTCCTGGGGTCGGCAAGACAACCTTGATCAG AGAAACTGCTAGAATGTTGGCAGATGAACACAGGAAGCGTGTTGTTATTGTGGACACATCTAATGAGATTGGAGGTGACGGAGATGTTCCTCATGCAGGAATAGGTCGTGCAAGAAGGATGCAAGTTCCTAATGTTCATATGCAGCATAAT GTTATGATTGAAGCAGTTGAAAATCATATGCCTCAAACCATtataattgatgaaattggaaCTGAGCTTGAAGCACTGGCAGCCAGTACTATTGCTCAAAGAGGAGTCCAACTTGTTGGAACTGCACATGGAATGGCTATAGACAGCATAATAAAAAACCCCTCTCTGCAGATCCTTGTTGGTGGCATAGAG AGTGTAACTCTTGGAGATGAGGAAGCGAGGAAGAGGAAAGTGCAGAAGACAATTCTTGAAAGGAAGGGGCCTCCAACATTTACATGTGCTGTTGAGATGATATCTAAAACCGAGTGTCGTGTTCATCACAGATTGGATGCCACAGTAGATGCCATCTTAGCAG GAAAATCTCCTCTCTTTGAAATCCGTCACATGGATGCTGATGATAATGATTCTCTGAAGTTGACTCTGTTACCTGAAAAAAGCCATATAGAAGAATCGAATATGAATGATGGTAAAGATGTAAGTTCTGACATAGAGTCTGATGAGGAAGAAGTAGGTCATCCACCCAGTTGGTCTAAAAAACAGAGCACTAGTATATATGTGAAGAAGCGGAGCTCACCAGTGTGTGTCTATACTTCCAAG ATCCTTGATGCTGATCTTCTACAAGTAGCGACAGTAATGGGGATTGAGGATGAAATAGATGTAACTGATGACATTGGAACTGCAGATGCAATTTTGGCGTCCAGTTCTGAAATGAAGCAGAACCCATGGATCCGTGGTATGGCAAAATTCCATCAGTTGCCTGTATTTGTTATCAAG TCAAATACCATGGCACAAATGGTCAAGGCGGTTCGCATGATCTTCGAAATGGAATCATTTTCCTCAGTATCAAAGCAACCATTCAATAATTTGTTTGACATTGAAATTGAAGATGATGccccaaaaagaaaaccatCCCTAGAAGAGATTGATGCATTGGAG GAGGTTCGACTTGCAATTGAGTATATTGTGATTCCTGGAGGAGAACCAGTGGAGCTTCTTCCTAGACGCTCTGAAATTATTGCCCGGCAGCTTGAGCTTGTGGAAAGCTATCAGTTGGCTGCTGAGAACTCAGGTACCGAGCTTAATCCAAGGCTGCAGATTCTCCCTCAAAGGTTAAGCAAGAAAAATTTACCCAAATCCCCTAAATCTCATTCAAGTTTTCGAAAAGAAGCAGATTCTACACGGCTACACCATTAA